CGTGGGAATCTCCACGGTCTCTTCCCGTACGCTCACTTGCCGTTGTTTTGTCATGAGTCGTCACCCCTCCATTAGCATCCGCGTAGGCTGCGTTATGTCTCTATCTTATAAGCCGGCCTGCCGAAGATCCATTGACGATATCATGTTGATGATGGATTATATTCTGATTATTTGGCGCTCCATCCGGTTGACAACAATTCGGTTCCGATTCATAGTAAAGCTATGGATACCATACGAAAACCAGACGGATTCGAATCCCAGAAAATCATGGTCCTCCCGGATCATATTATGAAAGAGGCTGCCCGCCATCCGCTTGTGGAGCCGCTGTACGTGACCGACATCGGGTACTTTCCGCGTGCGCTGCATCACTACCGGGAACGCCCGGAGGGCAGCGGCGCGTACATCTTGATCTACTGCGTGGAGGGGGAAGGCTGGTATCGATTGAACGGCGGCAAAACCCATTCTCTGCTCAAGGGGCAGGCGGTTGTCATCCCGCCGGAAACGGCGCATGAATATGGATCCTCGGAGTTTCATCCCTGGAGCATTTACTGGTGGCATATGAAGGGGACGCATGCAGGTTTATTGTTCGAGGGTTTTACCGACGCAGCCGAACCCGCCGTCGTTCCGGTCGAACAGTCAAGGAGCATCGTGGAGCTGTTTCAGGAAAGTTACGAGCTGCTGCAAAAAGGGTATACGCTGAACCATATCATCCATGTCTCGCAGCTCGCCGGCCACTTGGCAGCCATCATCCGCCTCGCCCGGCTCCAACCGCAGCGGGGGCAACACCAGCACAACAAGCATGACATGGAGCAGACGCTTCGGTTCATGACCGAGCATCTGGAGGGGCATGTGAGCCTGAAGGAGCTGGCGGCCTACGCCAACCTGTCCATACCGCACTTCACCTTCCGGTTCAAGGAAGCGACGGGCTACTCCCCCATCGATTACTATCTGCGGCTCAAAATCCAACGGGCCTGCCAGCATCTGGACCTGACCGGCCAGAGCGTCAAGGAGATCAGCCACCGTCTCGGCTTCCAGGATCCCTACTATTTCTCGCGGCTGTTCAAAAAAATCATGGGAAAATCCCCTTCCGAATACCGAGATACCCGGAAGGGGTAGGATTTCCTGGTTATTTCCTTATACTGAACCCAAGCTTTGGTTCGATTGACCACACACTTTTTTTCGACTGGGAGGAAATCATGATTAACAAATTCATACTCTGTCTAGTCATGTTTGCCATTATTATTTGTGGATGCAGCAATAACAGCAAAGAAAAAGATGAGCCTGTGAATAAATATGTGGGGTACGTCGTTCAAAAAGAAGATGGCAGGATTTTGGTAACCCGTTATGATGAAAAATCAGATTTAAACGACGCAATATGGATCAGAACCAAAAGAAAGATAGAGTTAGGACAACAAGTTTCGATCGAAATTGACGGAGGTATTGACACCTCCTATCCAGCTCAAGCTTCAGCTAGAGACATAGATATCCTGACAAACGAACGTCCTAAATTATCCAAATTCGGTCAACAAGAAGTAATCGTTATGACATTGGAGCATTTTGATCAAATTGAAGTACCTTTCATTAAGTCTATACACTACTCCGATGTAAACAACGTTTGGACTGTCGTCATTCTTGACGGCATATCGGATTCCAAAAAGGAAATGGAATTTACTATAGAGGGCTAGCATAACAGCAAATAGAATATGGACCCACTTCCTAAACTATAGAATCCAATATGGGTCATACTTATACGTTGAATAGTCAACCGTAAAAAGCGTCGTATCGCGAAAGGCAATACGACGCTTTTCTATTTCAATCTCATTCCTGTCTCTGAATCCGATACGCCAAGCTGTCAAAATCCCCACGCAGCGGCAGCTCGATCCCGATGTTCATGAGTGCCCTGCCGCTCCATGTGCCGGCCACCCCCTCAATGGCATACGACTGATCGGCTTGCAGTCCGGTCAGCTGCAGTCGCGGCAGCGGCTCGCCCAGCTTCTGGCTGTGCAGGAACGCAAACAGCACGTTGTCGCTGCCGTCTTCGCTGCCGTACTGCACGGCCGTTACGCCTTTATGCCGAAGCGAGTCGAGGCGATACTGGCTGCCGAACTGAACCAGATGGCGAATGGATTTATACTGCGCCACATATTCGGCCGATTCCGCAATCAGCTCATCGCTCCACTCATTCAGGTTGGAGCCGATGCCGAGCGTTCCCATCATGGCGCTGTGGAAGCGGTATTTCAGGGATACCTGCCTGCGATTCATCCCTGTCGGCGACTCCGTTACCCAGCAGGTCATCATCCGCGGAGCATACGTGTACGAGAAGCCCTCCTGAATGCTGAGGCGGTCAAAGGCATCGGTGTTATCGCTCGGCCAGGATTGGTCGGCATACCGGAAGATGCCAAGATCGATGCGCGCTCCGCCGCCGGCACAGGTTTCAAACGCCACATGCGGGAATTTGCGCCGCAGCTCCTCCCAAATCTCGTACAGGCTCTGAACATGGCGAATCCAGATCTCCTTCTGGCGGTGAAGCGGATGGTCCTTCATGCCGGGTTCGGTTACGGTCCGGTTCATGTCCCACTTAATGAACTTGATGTCATGCTTCTCCAGCAGGTCCGTCATAAACTGCAGAATGTAGGCCTTAACCTCCGGCTTCGAAATGTTCAGCAGCAGCTGATTGCGAAGCTCGGAGCGCTCCCGCGTCTCGAAATGGTACACCCAATCCGGGTGCTCCCGGTACAGGTCGCTGTCCGGATTGACGGCCTCCGGCTCTACCCAGATGCCGAAATCCATGCCGAGCTCATGCACCTTGTCAATCAGCTCGCCGAGACCGTTCGGGAACTTCTCCCGGTTCACGAACCAATCGCCAAGCCCGGCCCGATCATGGTTGCGACCGCCGAACCACCCGTCGTCCACGACGAACAATTCCACGCCCAAACGCGCGGCTCTTTCGGCCAAAGCCATTTGATCCTTGGCATTGACATCGAAGTACGTCGCCTCCCAGGAGTTATACAGGACCGGTCTCGTCTGGCTGCCCGGCAGGACATCCGAATACTGATAGCGGTGCAGCCGCCGACTCATCCCGCCAAAGCCGCCGCTGCTGTATCCCCCGACGAATCCGGGCGTATCGAAGGCTTCTCCCGCTCCCAGCACCCACTCGCTGTCGAAATCATTGATGCCTCCGGTCACCCGAACATGTTCGAACACCGTCCGCTCGGCCGTAATCTTCCAGTTCCCGCTCCAGGCCAGCGCCCCGAACCAGACCTGCCCCGCCGATTCCGTGGCATGTCCGTCATCCATCGCAAACCACGGGTTGGCATGGCTGTCCGTGAAACCCCTACGGGATTCCAGCACCTTCTTACCTTCGGTGAGGAAAGTGCTGCGCAGTTGAAATTCGCCGGACCATTTTCCCGTCACGTGCGTGAGGCGGTAATCCGCCAGATAGGGGATGACCCAGGCCGCGGACTGCGCGTTCTCCAGCACGATATCCGCCTCGCCGCGGTTGACGATCCGGGCCGAACGTTCGATCAGGTCGCACTCGGGAATCGCCCGGTAGGACAGCTCCACTTCAAGCGGGTACGCTTCGTCCTTCATAACAATGATCAGCGTCTCTCTGCCTTCCGTCTGCAGCGTGCGATGCCCGGCATAACGAACCGCCAAGTCGCGCACGCCATCCGGCATGCGGACCTTCAGGCTGGGCTCGCTGTATTTGACGCCGCCCCAGAAGCTGTATTCCTCCACCTCCGAATGGACTTCCGCATCAAACGAGCTGTGCGATCTCGGGCGCAGCAGCGGCGCTGCATCTTCGATCCCGACCGGCTCCCCCCAGTATAGATGCTGCAGATTGCCGCTGTCGTTGATGCCGAACAGATAGGAGCTGTTATCGGTTTGTATCGCAAACACGCGAAACGGTTCTTGGTATTGAATGGTCACAGAATATCATCCTTCCGATTCATGTTGATATGGTTTTTGCCTGAAGAAAAAAAGGAGAGCCAAAAGACGAAGCATCTTTTGACTCCCCTTGGCCAGATTATTTGCCCCACAGCTCTTGACGTTTGTTGAAGTTGTCCGTATAAATCTTTTCCAGCTTGGCCAGGCCAGCCGCCTCGATCTCGGCCATCATCTGGTTATAGGATTCCACCACTTGGTCCTCGGACGGCGACAGGGCCATCTTCAGGAAATATTTATTGATGGTATCGTTCACCTTCGTTTCCATAATGGCTTCCGGCGTTCCGCCAGCCGGACCCAGGTTGTCATACGGTGCCGTATCAAACGACGTATCGGCCAGGTTCTTGATCGCCAGATCCGTGACCGGATCGGTCTGGTAACGGCCCATCAGGTCATACGGGGTTCCGTCCTCGCCGGGACCGTTCTTAATCATCCAGGTCCACTTGCGAATGCCCGTCGTACGGGAAGCCTCGTCCCAATTCTTCTTGAAGGCGTCCAGCACTTCTTGTCTTGGCACATGCTTGCCGTCCTTCATGTCCCAATGCTCGCCCTCTACTCCCCACATCAGCAGATACTGGCCTTCCTCGCTGGCCAGGAAATCCAGCAGCTTCATCGTCCGGACTGGATCCTTGTTGGAGCGGCTGATCGCCACGCCGTCCCAGCCCAGGGAGCTCTTCGGTCCGTAAGTGGCCTCTTCCGGCTTCACGCCCGGGGCCAGCACTTTATATTGGTAGAACTGACGCTCGTCCTCGGTAGCCTTATCGGCTGCCTCGGTTTTGAGCAGCGCATTCGCATTTCCTACATTCCAGAGCGCTTCCGCCGTGGCGAATACGTTGCCGTTGCCCAGCTTCTGCTCGAACTGCTTGGTCTTCATCGTTGCCCATTCCTTATCGAGCAGGCCTTTGCGGTACAGGGAGTTCAGAAATTTGACCATTTCGAGATAGCGCGGATCGCGGACGTCCTTCTTCAGCTCCCCGTTTGTTTCGTAATACGGCATCATGCCGTACATGCCCTTGAAGCTGCCGGTCACGGCTCCGACGTTCTCGCCGTTGAGCGTCATCGGAATGCTTTCTTTGCCGTCAATCGTTGGATATTTCTCCTTGAACTTGACAAGCAGCTGCTCGAATTCCTCTGTGGTAAACGGCTCGCCGTTGTTCACCTTATCACCGACGCCCAGCTCCTTCATGATGTCCATGCGCATCATGAAGCCGAACACCGGGTACTGCTCCAAGCCGTACCAGTTGGAGAAATAATAATTGTTGCCGTCCTCGCTTCGCGTTTTGGCAAGCGTGTCGCCGTACATTTTTTGGATATTCGGTCCGTGCTCTTCAATCAGGTCATTCAGCGGGATCACCGCGCCCGAGGTAATATACTTATTCATGATATCGCTTCCACGACTCATCAAAATAACGTCCGGAAGATCGCCGCTGGCCAGCATCAGATTCAGCTTCTCAACCGGATTGCCCGTAGGCTGCTGGATCTCGACGGTCACGCCTGTTTTTTCCGTAATCACTTTAGCGACCGGATTGGTAAAGGCATCCCCCGTGTTTTGGTCAAACCAGGTTAACGTGATCGGCGCGCTGCTGTCCGCATTCGTACCGCTGTCTCCGCCCGATGCCGCCTTCTGGTTGCCGCCGCAAGCCGAAAGCGTTGTCATAACGAGGGCTGCTGCCAGCATCAATTTTAGTTTCTTCATTCCCTGAACCCCTTTCTAAGGTCGTCATATCCAAAAGCTCGAATATATCTATCATTGTAAAAATCGGGAGTTCATTGATCTATAACGCAATCTTACAATCCATGATGCAAAATGTCTTTCATTCAGGGTAACGCCTGCTGCGGGTTCCGTTCATTTGCAGGATGCCTATCGGAGATTACAGGTATCCGAATGGTCACCGCGGTTCCGATGCCGAGCCGGCTGAAGATGCTGACGCCATATTCTTCCCCGTAGGTCAGTTTGATCCGGTCGTCCACGTTTTTCACGCCGTAGCCCGACAGATTATCCGATTTGTTCAGCGCGTGATCGAGCTGTTCGGGCTTCATCCCGATGCCGTCGTCGATGACCTGGAGCAAGATGTCGTCCCCCTCCTGCCTGAGCTTCACGTTAATGTTGATTCCCGATTCGTCCCCAATGGCATGATTGATGCAGTTCTCGATGAACGGCTGCAGAATCAGCTTGATCGTTGTGTTCCCGAACAGCTGCTCATCCAGGTCGTAATGCATATGAAGCTTGTCCCGGAACCGGATCTTCTGGATCGCGACATAATTCTTCACCAGATTGATTTCCTGCTCCAGCAGAATGATGCGCTTTCCTTTATTCAGCGACACCCTGTAATACTTGGCCAAATAATTGACCATCTGGTACACCTGCATAGCCCCTTCTTTGATCGCCAGCGAAGAGATCGAGGACAAGGTGTTGTACAGAAAATGGGGGTTGATCTGGGCCTGAAGCGTATTCAGCTCCGACTCCTTCCTTGCGATCTCCTTCACGTACACGTCATGGATCAGGGATTGTATGGTCGCGGCCATCTTATTGAACGCAAAGGACACCTGGCCGATCTCGTCATGCCCCATCGGCTTAATCGACAGCCGGAAATCCCCGCGCTCCACCTTCCGGATCTGCTGCAGCAGCACCTCGATGCGCTTGGTCATGACCTTGGTCGTAAAATAGAGCAGCAGGATGGCAATGCCAATCGCCAGCGTGGAGAACCAAATGACATTCTTGGTCGCCTGATTCGCATTGGCCAGCAGCTCGTCGTAGGGCACGGTGATGACCGTGGACCAACCGTTGCTGAGCTTTTTATACGTGAAAAAACGCTCCTGGCCGTTAATCTTCATATCGAATGAGCCCGCATCCTGGGTCATCCGCTCCTGAATCGGAAACACGTCGAACAGCTGGTTCGATTGGAGGTTCTGATCCCCCGTGCTGATCACGCCGCCAAACTCGTCGACAATATAGACGCTTTTGTTGTCGTTCTCCATTTTGATCAGGGAGTAGAATTCGTTCGCGTTAATATCCATGGTCAATATCCCGTACGGATGCTGCAGGCTGAAATAACTTAACGAACGGGCAATGGTGATATGTGCATCATCGGCCTTGAAATTCCCGGAATGGAAGTACACCGTATTGCCGGCGGCATCCAGCACCAGCTCCTCCATCGCCCGGGGCAGCTCTTCCGTATATTTGACGTATTGGCCGTCGGAATAGAGGGTATGGTTCCCCGTATAAATCGTGATGCCCAGAATGTTGGCATTCAGGGTCATCAGGGACGGCAGCGTCCGGTTGATATATTGGAAGGCATCCAGATAATAGTACGCTTGCTCATAATCGGTAGACAGATAATTGCGGAGCTGCGCATCCATGTAGAGGATGTTCGACAGCTGATTGTAATACTCCAGCCGCTTCTCCACGTTGGTGTTAATCTGTGCCAGCGATCCGCCCAAGGCCGTATAGGTATGCTCCGTAATCGTGCTGCGGGTCGAAGAATACGAATAATAGATCAGCAGCGAGAACGGAAGGATGATCACGATCAGAAAGATGAAAAAGAACTTGTGCCGGAGCCGCCAATTGGTGTATGCGCGTAAGTGCGCGAACGGGAAAGCCCCTGCCAGCCGGCTCCACGGGCCGGACGGGCTAGATGTTTTTGCGGTATTCATTCGGCGTAACTCCTTGGCTTTTTAAGAATAAGGAAATGAAGTAGGATGTGCTCTCATAACCGACCCTTTGGGCGATGTCCTGCACCTTGAGCGAATCGTCGGCCAGCAGCTCCTTGGCTTTGTTCAGCCGGATTCTCGTTAGGTAATCATGGATCGTCATGCCGGTTTTCTCCTTAAAGATGGAACGCAGGTAGTTGGGAGACAGATATACCTGATCGGACAAGCTGTTGATTGTGATGGCCTGGTGATAGGTCTGGTCGATCGTCGTGCGCACCTGGTGCACCAGCCTTGCATTTTTGTCCATGAACCGGTGTTCCAACGTCCGAATCGCATGTCCGGCAAAATCCATGATGATCGCTTCGATTTCAATAATGGTTCGGCACTGGTAGATGGCATGATAAAGCTCCGCCCGCTTGTGGCTCTCCGTGATCGGTTCGTGGATCCCCTCCAGCAGAGACTCCACCAGTCCGATGGCGAAGTCGCACACTTCGGTTTTTCGGATTCGCAGCATGACCAGCCGGTTGAAGTAATCCCGCAGCTTCTGCGCGGCCTGCTCGGACGCCAGCTGATGAATGTCCTCGAAATAGGCCGTTTCTTGGAAAGGAGGAATTTGCCGGCTCTCCAGCTGCCGCAGCACGTCCTTGGCATAGATGACTCTCCCGTTCCCGACGTAAAACATCTCCTCCAGCATCTGCCGCGTCTCCCTGTAAACATCCTGGATGCGGGACAGCTCTTCCGGCTCCTCGTTCACGGCCGCGGTCATCGTACAGCCCAGCGTATGCTGCATCTGCTTCAGCAGATCCTCCCACGTAAAGCGGCTCAGATGGCCGGCGGCATCCATGAAGATGCCCAGCTCGCCTTCCCGGCAGATGACCAGATCCGCCTCGAGTTTCTTGTCCGCAAGCCACTCCTCCATAAACGTCTGCAGGCGCGCCATGCCATCCTCGAGGGACAGCCCCGGCTGTGCAGCGTGCGGAGCATCGATGCCGAGCAGCGTAAGGGTATACGTTCTCGGCTCCGTATGGCGGGACAGCTTATGGTAGCTGGCAGTGAGGTTTCGGAATCGCTCCTCGTTCTGCTCGAATATCATCTCTCGTACAATATTGGATTTGGTCACGCGAATGGAGCGGTTCTTCATCCGCACTTCCTCGCAGCGCCGCTTGACTTTATCGATAACGCTTACAATCTCGCTCAGATCCAGCGGCTTCAATAAATAGCCGACGGCTCCCACGTTTAAGGCCGACTTCACATAATTGAATTCATCGTGTCCGGTCAGGAAGACGAACTGAATCCAGTCGAATAACTCACTCACCCGTTTCGCCATATCAAGCCCGTTCATGACGGGCATCTGGACGTCCGTCAGTACGATATCGGGCTGAATCACCTCGATCTTCTCCAGGGCATCCCTGCCGTTCAGGGCTGTTCCGGCTACATATATCCCCATCTCTTCCCAACGAATATAATCTCGGATCATCTCAAGCTCCAGCTCTTCGTCATCTACGAGAAAAATGCTATACATGCTCATACCCCCTGTGTCGGCTTTATCCCTTAATATTATAGCGATTTCGTTTTTTTAACTATGGGAATTCGCGATGTAAGTCATTTTCAAGCATCTTTCGTTACATTGTCATATCGACACTCATTTTTTCCGAGTCTTATAATTTGAGTTAACTTGAGATGCGAGGTGCCCCATATGAAACCTGCTACAACCTTACAGACGCGGAGTGACTTGAACTTGAGTCCTCATCGAAAAAGCCGCTGGGCCATGCTGAAGCAGCAGAAGTATCTATTCCTAATGATGCTGCCCGGACTGATCTGGGCCATTGTGTTTGCGTATACGCCCATGGTTGGCCTATACATGTCCTTCGTCAATTACCAGCCGACGCTCGGCGGCTTCTGGTCGACCCTGTTCACGAGCGAGTTCGTCGGCCTGGAGTGGTTCCGTTACTTCTTCAACAACGGCGATTTCTGGATCGTCATGCGGAATACGCTGGCCTCCACGCTGATCACGCTGCTCTTCTCCTTCCCGATGCCGATCCTGATCGCCATCGCGATTAATGAGATCAAGAGCGTAAAGTTCAAAAAGACGGTGCAAACCGCCTCCTATCTTCCCTATTTCATATCCTGGGTGATCGCGGCCAACATCATCGTGACCCTGCTCTCCTCGGACGGCGCGATGAACGGCATATTGAAATTCCTCCATATTACCGATGAAAGCGTTTTATTCCTGCAGAACGGCAAGTACTTCTGGTGGATCGTCGCGCTCGGCAATACGTGGAAGGATATGGGCTACAGTTCGATCATGTATTTGGCGGCCATCTCGTCCATCAACCAGGAGCTTTATGAAGCGGCCAAGGTGGACGGTGCCAACCGTTTTAAACAGATCCGGTACATCACCCTGCCCCACCTGAAGCCAACCATTGTCATTTTGCTGATTCTGGCGCTTGGCGGCATCCTGAACGCGGGCTTCGACCAGCACTTCCTGCTCGGCAATGACCTGACACGGGATTACTCCGACGTCCTGTCCACCTATTCGTTCCGCTACGGTATTCAGAACGGCATGTTCTCCTATGCGGCAGCCGTCGGCATGTTCAGCTCCGTGGTGGCGTTCATCATCGTGGTTATCGTCAACTATACGGCGAAGAAGCTGAACGGGCAGTCCCTATTCTAAACCATTAGGAGGTACATCCATGTTAAGCAAAAAAACCGTGCCCGAGCGTATCTTCGATGCCTCTTTATACCTGTTCCTGACCGGCATCTTTCTCGTGACCTTCTATCCGTTCTGGAACATCCTGGTCATCTCCTTGAACGATGCAACCGATACGATGCGGGGCAACCTGTACTTCTGGCCGCGCGTGCCAACCATCGAGAGCTACCTGACCATCTTCCGGAATCCGGAGATCTGGAGCGCCATCAAGATCACCGTGCTGCGAACCGTCGTCGGGACAGCGGCATCCATCTTCTTCATCACGCTGCTCGCCTATCCGCTCAGCAAGCGCAATTTGCTCGGGTGGAAATACTTTTCCTTCTTCTTTGTGTTCACGATGTATTTCGGCGGCGGGCTGATCCCGACGTATATGATCATCAAATCCCTGGGGCTGATCGACTCCTTCTGGGTCTATATCTTCCCTGGCTTAATCGGCGTGTTCCTGATGATTCTGGTGCGCACCTTCATGGAGCAGATCCCCGGCGAGATTGAGGAATCCTCCAAAATCGACGGCGCCAACGACCTGCAGACGTTCTTCCGCATCATCATGCCGCTGTGCGTACCGGTGCTCGCGACGATCGGCCTGTTCCTGGCCATCGGCCACTGGAACTCCTGGTATGACTCCTATGTGTATACCTACAAGCCGGAGCTCAAGACCCTGCAGGCCGTCCTGGTCAAAATCCTCAACCAGTTCCAGACCGCCGGCATGATGTCCGACGCCCAGCAGCTGGCGCAGGGCTCCAAGCGGATCCCGGTCTCCAGCGAAAGCATCCGGATGGCGGTGACCATGGTCGTCACGCTTCCGATCATTATGGTGTATCCTTTTGTGCAAAGGTATTTTGTGAAGGGGATTATGATGGGAGCTATAAAGAGTTAGATTGTGGGAAAAGAAGAGAGCCCTTACCCGGGAGGGTAAGGGCTCTTTTATTGTCCAACTACTATACTTTTTGACTTATATAAGCACAATGATAAACTCAAATGAAGATTTACGTTGAGATTCAGTCAGTGAAATTTCCTTTACATATATTGAATTTATACTTCAACAGGTATTCTTGTCTTATTACTGATTACCATTTCCCCTCCGTTTTCGAGTCTCATAGGTTTAAAACCATAAGATTCAATCCTAAATCGATCTTCATCATTTAATTCTGGAACCGCCCAGACCAAAGAATACTTTGCTCTTGTGTTTGCAACATAACCTATTCTGCCGGATTCAAGTTCTTTTTCAATCCACTTCTTCCAATGGGCGCTTCCCGAGTTACGCCGGCTTGAAACCACCATCACACTATCAAAATCCTTGCCTTTAACCGAATGTATGGTGTTTATTGATAACAAATTTAAACTATCTCTTGCGTTGTAGGTAATGATATTACTTTTAGCAGTGCCACGGGGGGCTATAAATTTAGGTAAGTCATTAAAGTCTCTCACTTCGTTATCAAACTTCTTTAAATCTTGATAAGCATTCAATATTATATTTAAAAAGTGTTTATTAAAATTTTTATACCATGAAGTATAACTATTATTTTCAAACATCATTAAATCAGGATATACTGAACATCCGTCCAAGAAATCTTTAATAAAAATTCTCCATCTATAAACAGAGTCAATTGAACTAGGGCAATGATAGTTTTTTTTAGTTTTAGCCCCTCCAAACCATCTTTGCATATGATTACTGGCAAGTTCTAATGCTAACAGTCTTGAATTTGGTGTGTTTTCATTCCAAAGTTGTAAAGCATCTAAAATCGGGTGTTTACTTACAGTGGAGCTTGTATCTAAATCTTGTTTTAATGCTTGTTGTCTTACCAATATAGCTGACCTATTGAAAGGAATTGCAATTCCCTTTAGAAAATCCAAATATTGTTGAATCACTAAAGACAAATCACTATATTCTAAATAACAAACACTTCTATCACCTAAAATTTCAGTCGCTCGACCATGTATTGGTGACTTGATACCTATTAATTTATTCGATGTATTCACTATTGAATGACAACTTCTAAAATTATCTGTTAAAAAAAACTTTTTGAATCCAGATAAATATTCTTTTGTGTTTTCAGGATTGGCGTTTTTGAACTCATAAATGGATTGATTTAGATCTCCAATGAAATGGAGAGTAGAGCCGCAAGCTCTTAATTGATCAAGAATATTAAT
This Paenibacillus sp. JZ16 DNA region includes the following protein-coding sequences:
- a CDS encoding AraC family transcriptional regulator, producing the protein MDTIRKPDGFESQKIMVLPDHIMKEAARHPLVEPLYVTDIGYFPRALHHYRERPEGSGAYILIYCVEGEGWYRLNGGKTHSLLKGQAVVIPPETAHEYGSSEFHPWSIYWWHMKGTHAGLLFEGFTDAAEPAVVPVEQSRSIVELFQESYELLQKGYTLNHIIHVSQLAGHLAAIIRLARLQPQRGQHQHNKHDMEQTLRFMTEHLEGHVSLKELAAYANLSIPHFTFRFKEATGYSPIDYYLRLKIQRACQHLDLTGQSVKEISHRLGFQDPYYFSRLFKKIMGKSPSEYRDTRKG
- a CDS encoding DUF3221 domain-containing protein, with the translated sequence MFAIIICGCSNNSKEKDEPVNKYVGYVVQKEDGRILVTRYDEKSDLNDAIWIRTKRKIELGQQVSIEIDGGIDTSYPAQASARDIDILTNERPKLSKFGQQEVIVMTLEHFDQIEVPFIKSIHYSDVNNVWTVVILDGISDSKKEMEFTIEG
- a CDS encoding alpha-galactosidase; its protein translation is MTIQYQEPFRVFAIQTDNSSYLFGINDSGNLQHLYWGEPVGIEDAAPLLRPRSHSSFDAEVHSEVEEYSFWGGVKYSEPSLKVRMPDGVRDLAVRYAGHRTLQTEGRETLIIVMKDEAYPLEVELSYRAIPECDLIERSARIVNRGEADIVLENAQSAAWVIPYLADYRLTHVTGKWSGEFQLRSTFLTEGKKVLESRRGFTDSHANPWFAMDDGHATESAGQVWFGALAWSGNWKITAERTVFEHVRVTGGINDFDSEWVLGAGEAFDTPGFVGGYSSGGFGGMSRRLHRYQYSDVLPGSQTRPVLYNSWEATYFDVNAKDQMALAERAARLGVELFVVDDGWFGGRNHDRAGLGDWFVNREKFPNGLGELIDKVHELGMDFGIWVEPEAVNPDSDLYREHPDWVYHFETRERSELRNQLLLNISKPEVKAYILQFMTDLLEKHDIKFIKWDMNRTVTEPGMKDHPLHRQKEIWIRHVQSLYEIWEELRRKFPHVAFETCAGGGARIDLGIFRYADQSWPSDNTDAFDRLSIQEGFSYTYAPRMMTCWVTESPTGMNRRQVSLKYRFHSAMMGTLGIGSNLNEWSDELIAESAEYVAQYKSIRHLVQFGSQYRLDSLRHKGVTAVQYGSEDGSDNVLFAFLHSQKLGEPLPRLQLTGLQADQSYAIEGVAGTWSGRALMNIGIELPLRGDFDSLAYRIQRQE
- a CDS encoding ABC transporter substrate-binding protein, which encodes MKKLKLMLAAALVMTTLSACGGNQKAASGGDSGTNADSSAPITLTWFDQNTGDAFTNPVAKVITEKTGVTVEIQQPTGNPVEKLNLMLASGDLPDVILMSRGSDIMNKYITSGAVIPLNDLIEEHGPNIQKMYGDTLAKTRSEDGNNYYFSNWYGLEQYPVFGFMMRMDIMKELGVGDKVNNGEPFTTEEFEQLLVKFKEKYPTIDGKESIPMTLNGENVGAVTGSFKGMYGMMPYYETNGELKKDVRDPRYLEMVKFLNSLYRKGLLDKEWATMKTKQFEQKLGNGNVFATAEALWNVGNANALLKTEAADKATEDERQFYQYKVLAPGVKPEEATYGPKSSLGWDGVAISRSNKDPVRTMKLLDFLASEEGQYLLMWGVEGEHWDMKDGKHVPRQEVLDAFKKNWDEASRTTGIRKWTWMIKNGPGEDGTPYDLMGRYQTDPVTDLAIKNLADTSFDTAPYDNLGPAGGTPEAIMETKVNDTINKYFLKMALSPSEDQVVESYNQMMAEIEAAGLAKLEKIYTDNFNKRQELWGK
- a CDS encoding cache domain-containing sensor histidine kinase, producing MNTAKTSSPSGPWSRLAGAFPFAHLRAYTNWRLRHKFFFIFLIVIILPFSLLIYYSYSSTRSTITEHTYTALGGSLAQINTNVEKRLEYYNQLSNILYMDAQLRNYLSTDYEQAYYYLDAFQYINRTLPSLMTLNANILGITIYTGNHTLYSDGQYVKYTEELPRAMEELVLDAAGNTVYFHSGNFKADDAHITIARSLSYFSLQHPYGILTMDINANEFYSLIKMENDNKSVYIVDEFGGVISTGDQNLQSNQLFDVFPIQERMTQDAGSFDMKINGQERFFTYKKLSNGWSTVITVPYDELLANANQATKNVIWFSTLAIGIAILLLYFTTKVMTKRIEVLLQQIRKVERGDFRLSIKPMGHDEIGQVSFAFNKMAATIQSLIHDVYVKEIARKESELNTLQAQINPHFLYNTLSSISSLAIKEGAMQVYQMVNYLAKYYRVSLNKGKRIILLEQEINLVKNYVAIQKIRFRDKLHMHYDLDEQLFGNTTIKLILQPFIENCINHAIGDESGININVKLRQEGDDILLQVIDDGIGMKPEQLDHALNKSDNLSGYGVKNVDDRIKLTYGEEYGVSIFSRLGIGTAVTIRIPVISDRHPANERNPQQALP
- a CDS encoding response regulator, with the translated sequence MYSIFLVDDEELELEMIRDYIRWEEMGIYVAGTALNGRDALEKIEVIQPDIVLTDVQMPVMNGLDMAKRVSELFDWIQFVFLTGHDEFNYVKSALNVGAVGYLLKPLDLSEIVSVIDKVKRRCEEVRMKNRSIRVTKSNIVREMIFEQNEERFRNLTASYHKLSRHTEPRTYTLTLLGIDAPHAAQPGLSLEDGMARLQTFMEEWLADKKLEADLVICREGELGIFMDAAGHLSRFTWEDLLKQMQHTLGCTMTAAVNEEPEELSRIQDVYRETRQMLEEMFYVGNGRVIYAKDVLRQLESRQIPPFQETAYFEDIHQLASEQAAQKLRDYFNRLVMLRIRKTEVCDFAIGLVESLLEGIHEPITESHKRAELYHAIYQCRTIIEIEAIIMDFAGHAIRTLEHRFMDKNARLVHQVRTTIDQTYHQAITINSLSDQVYLSPNYLRSIFKEKTGMTIHDYLTRIRLNKAKELLADDSLKVQDIAQRVGYESTSYFISLFLKSQGVTPNEYRKNI
- a CDS encoding ABC transporter permease translates to MKPATTLQTRSDLNLSPHRKSRWAMLKQQKYLFLMMLPGLIWAIVFAYTPMVGLYMSFVNYQPTLGGFWSTLFTSEFVGLEWFRYFFNNGDFWIVMRNTLASTLITLLFSFPMPILIAIAINEIKSVKFKKTVQTASYLPYFISWVIAANIIVTLLSSDGAMNGILKFLHITDESVLFLQNGKYFWWIVALGNTWKDMGYSSIMYLAAISSINQELYEAAKVDGANRFKQIRYITLPHLKPTIVILLILALGGILNAGFDQHFLLGNDLTRDYSDVLSTYSFRYGIQNGMFSYAAAVGMFSSVVAFIIVVIVNYTAKKLNGQSLF